Proteins from a single region of Amycolatopsis sp. CA-230715:
- a CDS encoding CocE/NonD family hydrolase — MTSAFDRFMSRALHRAAEPLVRTRLVLMRDGVQLAADVYLPDDTGAPAPAIVTVTPYDRRNPGLIVDEARYYAAHGYAFVAVDTRGRGQSDGEWAAFVHDAEDTYDVIEWTAAQSWCDGAVGMTGLSYMGWVQWAAAALRPPHLRCLVSTSACGRWQQEIPYTNGVFQLFFVWWCWRLRGRAITSPSSDDPDWDKVLRHLPVGELGELLDLPGSTWPTLMAHDVLDEFWSRLRLDGRYQLIDVPCLHVTGWHDLEDLLGAMHHYERMVADSPAADRQRLLVGPWSHLKSRFPASQYAGEDLGEDAAVDMDAVHLRWFDHWLRGAENGVPAEPKVRVFELGSNRWRTADRWPLSTTDTLLHLGFDGAEGTLTATGRGGYRRFRYDPEDPVPTQFDLATYPVSDVALDQTEIERRPDVLTYTTEPLTEPLTVSGKPELQLNASTDGEDTDWHVKLTDVRPDGRSIQVTRGCLRAAHRDDPALPTALVPGQAYRFDLELWPTQHTFAAGHRIRVTVTSSDFPWFARNLNRFGPIATAIDPRIAVNTVYPSRLRLPTESPGAELGTQPPAEGPSDD, encoded by the coding sequence ATGACCAGCGCGTTTGACCGGTTCATGAGCCGGGCGTTGCACCGCGCGGCCGAGCCGCTGGTGCGGACCCGGCTGGTGCTGATGCGCGACGGCGTACAACTGGCCGCGGACGTCTACCTGCCGGACGACACCGGCGCGCCCGCCCCGGCGATCGTCACGGTCACTCCGTACGACCGGCGCAATCCAGGGCTGATCGTGGACGAGGCCCGGTACTACGCCGCCCACGGTTACGCCTTCGTCGCGGTGGACACCCGCGGCCGCGGTCAGTCCGACGGGGAGTGGGCTGCGTTCGTGCACGACGCCGAGGACACCTACGACGTCATCGAGTGGACGGCGGCGCAGTCCTGGTGCGACGGGGCGGTGGGGATGACCGGGCTGAGCTACATGGGCTGGGTGCAGTGGGCCGCCGCCGCGCTGCGCCCGCCGCACCTGCGGTGCCTGGTGTCCACTTCGGCCTGTGGTCGCTGGCAGCAGGAAATCCCTTACACCAACGGGGTTTTCCAGCTCTTCTTCGTCTGGTGGTGCTGGCGGTTGCGCGGCAGGGCGATCACCTCGCCCTCCTCGGACGACCCGGACTGGGACAAGGTGCTGCGGCACCTGCCGGTCGGCGAACTGGGTGAGCTGCTGGACCTGCCGGGGTCGACCTGGCCGACGCTGATGGCGCACGACGTGCTGGACGAGTTCTGGTCCCGGTTGCGGCTGGACGGCCGCTACCAGCTGATCGACGTGCCCTGCCTGCACGTCACCGGCTGGCACGATCTCGAGGACCTGCTCGGCGCCATGCACCACTACGAGCGGATGGTCGCCGATTCCCCCGCCGCGGACCGGCAACGGCTGCTGGTCGGACCGTGGAGCCATCTGAAGTCCCGGTTCCCCGCCTCCCAGTACGCCGGCGAAGATCTGGGTGAGGACGCCGCGGTGGACATGGACGCGGTGCACCTGCGCTGGTTCGACCACTGGTTGCGCGGCGCGGAAAACGGCGTGCCTGCCGAGCCGAAGGTGCGGGTGTTCGAGCTGGGCAGCAACCGGTGGCGCACCGCCGACCGCTGGCCACTGTCCACAACGGACACCTTGCTGCACCTCGGTTTCGATGGCGCCGAGGGCACGCTGACCGCGACCGGCCGGGGCGGGTACCGTCGGTTCCGGTACGACCCGGAGGACCCGGTGCCCACCCAATTCGACCTGGCCACCTACCCGGTGTCCGACGTGGCGCTGGACCAGACCGAGATCGAACGCAGGCCGGACGTGCTGACCTACACCACCGAGCCGCTGACCGAGCCGCTGACCGTGTCCGGGAAGCCGGAGCTGCAGCTGAACGCGTCGACCGACGGGGAGGACACCGACTGGCACGTCAAGCTCACCGACGTGCGCCCGGACGGCCGCTCCATCCAGGTCACCCGGGGCTGCCTGCGCGCCGCGCACCGCGACGACCCCGCTCTGCCGACCGCGCTGGTACCCGGCCAGGCGTACCGGTTCGACCTCGAGCTGTGGCCGACCCAGCACACCTTCGCGGCCGGCCACCGCATCCGGGTCACCGTCACCTCCAGTGACTTCCCGTGGTTCGCCCGCAATCTCAACCGGTTCGGCCCGATCGCCACCGCGATCGACCCGCGAATCGCGGTGAACACCGTCTACCCGTCCAGGTTGCGGCTGCCGACCGAGTCGCCTGGTGCCGAGCTCGGTACCCAACCTCCTGCGGAAGGACCCTCTGATGACTGA